The Xyrauchen texanus isolate HMW12.3.18 unplaced genomic scaffold, RBS_HiC_50CHRs HiC_scaffold_930, whole genome shotgun sequence genome window below encodes:
- the LOC127642857 gene encoding mucin-2-like isoform X1: MPMPTEVAPETLSMPTEVAPETLSMPMTTEDVSKSLPVFTTTEVAPETLSMPMTTEVAPETLSMPMATEVIPETLSMPMTTEVAPETLSMPMTTEIAPETLLMFMLTEVISQSSWTLSLEPAPVLSSLASPLDPPMAPPAIAPPLKPATAPTSMALLSTTLVCGRQPGPLFQSLPLGGLLVFLADRLICSGLMGLLIIHLICSGLLDLLASCLFWSPGRLPDLLRSSMSSDHLPDLIWYPWSHCPLPDLLWLLWSPGNLADLLWCPAPSWPSLPVFALFLSSPCPP, translated from the coding sequence ATGCCCATGCCCACAGAGGTTGCTCCTGAGACTCTGTCCATGCCCACAGAGGTCGCTCCTGAGACTCTGTCcatgcccatgaccacagaggacGTTTCCAAGagtctgccagtgttcacgaccactgaggtcgctcccgagactctgtccatgcccatgaccactgaggtcgctcccgagactctgtccatgcccatggccacagaggtcattcccgagactctgtccatgcccatgaccacagaggtcgctcccgagacACTGTCCATGCCTATGACCACAGAGATCGCTCCCgagactctgctcatgttcatgttgactgaggTCATTTCCCAGTCATCCTGGACTCTTAGCCTCGAGCCTGCCCCGGTGCTGTCTTCTCTGGCTTCGCCCCTCGatcctcccatggctccgcctgccatagctccacccctcaagcctgcAACGGCTCCAACTTCCATGGCTCTGCTTTCCACGACTCTAGTCTGTGGCCGTCAACCAGGCCCCCTGTTCCAGTCCCTACCCTTAGGTGGTCTTCTGGTTTTCCTGGCTGACCGCCTGATCTGCTCAGGTCTAATGGGTCTCCTGAtaatccacctgatctgctctggtcttctggatCTCCTGGCCAGCTGTCTgttctggtctcctggccgtctgccTGATCTTCTCAGGTCTTCTATGTCTTCTGATCATCTGCCTGATCTGATCTGGTATCCCTGGTCTCATTGCcctctgcctgatctgctctggctcCTGTGGTCTCCTGGCAATTTGGCTGATCTGCTCTGGTGTCCGGCTCCATCTTGGCCAAGCCTCCCTGTCTTTGCCCTGttcctctcatctccttgtcccccttga